In a single window of the Myxococcales bacterium genome:
- the rpiB gene encoding ribose 5-phosphate isomerase B, with product MRWFVGSDHAGYALKRHLADLLRQLGDEVADLGTDSEQSVDYPDYGAAVGRAVASARTPTYGLIICGTGVGISIAANKVPGVRCALCTEAFTATAARAHNDANVIALGARVIGAGVAEACVRAFRDTGFEGGRHSRRVAKLTNLDDSSR from the coding sequence ATGCGCTGGTTCGTCGGCTCCGATCACGCGGGCTACGCGCTCAAGCGCCACCTGGCCGACCTGCTGCGCCAGCTCGGCGACGAGGTCGCGGATCTCGGCACCGACAGCGAGCAGTCGGTCGACTACCCCGACTACGGCGCGGCGGTCGGGCGCGCGGTGGCGTCGGCCCGGACCCCGACCTACGGCCTGATCATCTGCGGCACCGGCGTCGGCATCAGCATCGCCGCGAACAAGGTGCCGGGCGTGCGCTGCGCGCTGTGCACCGAGGCGTTCACCGCGACCGCCGCCCGGGCCCACAACGACGCCAACGTGATCGCGCTCGGCGCGCGCGTCATCGGCGCCGGCGTGGCCGAGGCGTGCGTGCGGGCGTTCCGCGACACCGGGTTCGAGGGCGGCCGCCACAGCCGGCGCGTCGCCAAGCTGACCAACCTCGACGACTCGTCCCGCTGA
- a CDS encoding mechanosensitive ion channel — MLDDILEYIQRPFLVLSGTPVTALSLLTALAIVVAARIVGGFVARGAGRLLAARGADQGVQFAVAKILRYLVTIVGTLVAVSTIGVNMSAVLAASAVLLVGIGFGLQKVAENFISGLILLIERPVRKGDFVLVAGKLGTVEDIGMRATRILSRDGIMMIVPNGELVSSMVVNHSVPTTTQRLTIEVGVAYGSDLDRARAALLAVAAAEPQVMREPAPLVRLDRFGDSSLDLALVVWIPEAREDIVIASGLRFAIDAAFRDAGVAIPCPQRDVWIRTAPPAG; from the coding sequence GTGCTGGACGACATCCTCGAGTACATCCAACGGCCCTTCCTGGTGCTGTCGGGGACCCCGGTCACGGCGCTGTCGCTCCTGACGGCCCTGGCGATCGTGGTGGCGGCGCGGATCGTCGGCGGGTTCGTGGCGCGGGGCGCGGGCCGGTTGTTGGCCGCGCGCGGCGCCGACCAGGGCGTCCAGTTCGCGGTCGCGAAGATCCTGCGCTACCTGGTGACGATCGTCGGGACGCTCGTGGCGGTGTCGACGATCGGCGTCAACATGAGCGCGGTGCTGGCCGCGTCGGCGGTGCTCCTGGTCGGCATCGGCTTCGGCCTGCAGAAGGTGGCCGAGAACTTCATCTCGGGGCTGATCCTCCTGATCGAGCGCCCGGTCCGCAAGGGTGACTTCGTGCTCGTCGCGGGCAAGCTCGGCACCGTCGAGGACATCGGCATGCGCGCCACGCGGATCCTGTCGCGCGACGGGATCATGATGATCGTCCCCAACGGCGAGCTGGTCTCGAGCATGGTCGTCAACCACTCGGTGCCGACCACGACCCAGCGCCTGACGATCGAGGTCGGGGTCGCCTACGGCAGCGATCTCGACCGGGCTCGGGCCGCGCTCCTGGCCGTGGCCGCGGCCGAGCCCCAGGTCATGCGGGAGCCGGCGCCGCTGGTCCGGCTCGATCGGTTCGGCGACTCGAGCCTCGACCTGGCGCTGGTGGTGTGGATCCCCGAGGCGCGCGAGGACATCGTGATCGCGTCGGGCCTGCGGTTCGCGATCGACGCGGCGTTCCGCGACGCCGGCGTCGCCATCCCGTGCCCGCAGCGCGACGTCTGGATCCGGACCGCGCCGCCGGCGGGCTGA
- a CDS encoding acyl carrier protein codes for MSDNEKKVKEIICQQLEVSEDKLKPEASFIDDLKADSLAVVELVLALEQEFGIEIPEEDTESIKTVGDAINYIASHAKA; via the coding sequence GTGAGCGATAACGAGAAGAAGGTCAAGGAAATCATCTGCCAGCAGCTCGAGGTGTCGGAAGACAAGCTCAAGCCGGAGGCCTCGTTCATCGACGACCTCAAGGCCGACTCCCTCGCCGTGGTCGAGCTGGTGCTCGCGCTCGAGCAGGAGTTCGGCATCGAGATCCCCGAGGAGGACACCGAGAGCATCAAGACCGTCGGCGACGCGATCAACTACATCGCCTCGCACGCGAAGGCCTGA
- the fabD gene encoding ACP S-malonyltransferase has translation MKTALLFPGQGSQRVGMGRDLAHRFDLARRTYAEADAALGFAISALCFDGPEDDLTLTQNGQPAILTTSMAVLRVLVAEKGLTFDAVAGHSLGEWTALAAAGAIGFADAVRLVHLRGQFMQDAVPVGVGAMAALMGLELPVARGLCLEASAPGETCAPANLNGAGQIVISGHAAAIDRAIEMAKAKGAKRAVKLSVSAPFHCALMQPAAERLAAALADVEIKAPSVPVYANVSAAPTQDPATIRRQLIEQVTGAVRWEESIAAMAADGVTRAFELGSGSVLRGLVKRIAPGIDTTTIGEPHEVDAFTAAGA, from the coding sequence ACGCCGAGGCCGACGCCGCGCTGGGCTTCGCGATCTCGGCCCTGTGCTTCGACGGCCCCGAGGACGACCTGACGCTGACCCAGAACGGCCAGCCCGCGATCTTGACCACGTCGATGGCGGTGCTGCGGGTGCTGGTGGCCGAGAAGGGCCTCACGTTCGACGCCGTCGCCGGCCACTCGCTCGGCGAGTGGACCGCGCTGGCCGCGGCCGGCGCGATCGGCTTCGCCGACGCGGTGCGCCTGGTCCACCTGCGCGGCCAGTTCATGCAGGACGCGGTGCCAGTCGGCGTCGGCGCGATGGCGGCGCTGATGGGCCTCGAGCTGCCCGTGGCCCGCGGCCTGTGCCTCGAGGCCTCGGCCCCCGGCGAGACCTGCGCGCCGGCCAACCTCAACGGCGCCGGGCAGATCGTGATCTCGGGCCACGCCGCCGCGATCGATCGCGCGATCGAGATGGCCAAGGCCAAGGGCGCCAAGCGCGCGGTCAAGCTCTCGGTCAGCGCCCCGTTCCACTGCGCGCTGATGCAGCCGGCGGCCGAGCGCCTCGCGGCGGCGCTGGCCGACGTCGAGATCAAGGCGCCGTCGGTGCCGGTCTACGCCAACGTGTCGGCGGCGCCGACCCAGGATCCCGCGACGATCCGGCGCCAGCTGATCGAGCAGGTCACCGGCGCGGTGCGCTGGGAGGAGTCGATCGCGGCCATGGCCGCCGACGGCGTCACCCGCGCGTTCGAGCTCGGCTCGGGCAGCGTGCTGCGGGGCCTGGTCAAGCGCATCGCCCCGGGCATCGACACGACCACCATCGGCGAGCCTCACGAGGTCGACGCCTTCACCGCGGCAGGAGCGTAG
- a CDS encoding 3-oxoacyl-ACP reductase FabG, whose amino-acid sequence MAIIDRALEGKVALVTGGSRGIGRAICVALGRRGAKVIVNYAARKDAADETAALVIAAGGTAAVAGFDVADAAAVTDAVKQIGKDHGGLDVLVNNAGVAINGLLLRYKDDQWQRTMQVNLAGAFHCARAAASLLLRAKDAGRIVNITSVVGENGNAGQAAYAASKAGLIGLTTSLAKELAGRGVTVNAVSPGFIETDMTAEHLPEAARAKLLEQIPLARIGVADDVAHAVAFLAGPEAGYITGQVLRVNGGLLV is encoded by the coding sequence ATGGCGATCATCGATCGGGCACTCGAGGGCAAGGTCGCGCTGGTCACCGGCGGCTCGCGCGGCATCGGCCGCGCGATCTGCGTGGCCCTGGGCCGGCGCGGCGCCAAGGTGATCGTCAACTACGCCGCCCGCAAGGACGCCGCCGACGAGACCGCGGCCCTGGTGATCGCCGCCGGCGGCACCGCCGCGGTCGCCGGGTTCGACGTCGCCGACGCCGCCGCGGTGACCGACGCCGTCAAGCAGATCGGCAAGGACCACGGCGGCCTCGACGTCCTCGTCAACAACGCCGGCGTCGCGATCAACGGCCTCTTGCTCCGCTACAAGGACGACCAGTGGCAGCGGACGATGCAGGTCAACCTGGCCGGCGCGTTCCACTGCGCCCGGGCCGCGGCGTCGCTGCTCCTGCGCGCCAAGGACGCCGGCCGGATCGTCAACATCACCTCGGTGGTGGGCGAGAACGGCAACGCCGGCCAGGCCGCGTACGCCGCGTCCAAGGCCGGCCTGATCGGGCTGACGACCTCGCTGGCCAAGGAGCTGGCCGGCCGCGGCGTCACCGTCAACGCGGTGTCGCCGGGCTTCATCGAGACCGACATGACCGCCGAGCACCTGCCCGAGGCCGCGCGCGCCAAGCTGCTCGAGCAGATCCCGCTGGCGCGGATCGGCGTCGCCGACGACGTCGCCCACGCGGTGGCGTTCCTGGCCGGACCAGAGGCGGGCTACATCACCGGGCAGGTCCTGCGTGTCAACGGTGGCCTGCTGGTGTAG
- the ribD gene encoding bifunctional diaminohydroxyphosphoribosylaminopyrimidine deaminase/5-amino-6-(5-phosphoribosylamino)uracil reductase RibD — protein sequence MSPARGTAADAHWIARCLELAGRGGRTSPNPQVGCVIVSPRGRVLAEGWHRGPGTPHAEADALAKVDGRARGATLYVNLEPCRHQGRTPPCAPAVIAAEVARVVIGTLDPIRGHGGGARRIARAGIAVTTGVLAEACRAHNRGFLTWGQHGRPWFTLKAAMTLDGRTATAAAESRWIAGPAARADVPALRASHDAVLIGVGTARADDPRLTVRDAVGTDPIRIVLDSELRLPPTAAMLPAPGRTIVVGGVGAPAIRQRRLRAAGAEVWTLARDRAGRVALPALAAALAAAGVTSVLVEGGGEVYASCLAAGLVDELQLHVAPIALGGRRGGPAWLGGAEVATLAEARRFAVAAVRVTADDDVVLTLRPGPAAAAARRRRK from the coding sequence GTGAGCCCGGCGCGCGGCACCGCCGCCGACGCGCACTGGATCGCGCGGTGCCTCGAGCTGGCCGGCCGCGGCGGGCGGACCTCGCCTAACCCGCAGGTCGGGTGCGTGATCGTCTCGCCGCGGGGCCGGGTCCTGGCCGAGGGCTGGCACCGCGGCCCGGGCACGCCCCACGCCGAGGCCGACGCGCTGGCCAAGGTCGACGGCCGCGCCCGCGGCGCGACCCTGTACGTCAACCTCGAGCCGTGCCGCCATCAGGGGCGGACGCCGCCGTGCGCGCCGGCGGTGATCGCCGCCGAGGTCGCGCGGGTGGTGATCGGTACGCTCGATCCGATCCGCGGCCACGGCGGCGGCGCCCGGCGGATCGCGCGGGCCGGCATCGCGGTCACCACCGGGGTCCTGGCCGAGGCCTGCCGCGCGCACAACCGCGGGTTCCTTACCTGGGGCCAGCACGGGCGGCCGTGGTTCACGCTCAAGGCCGCGATGACCCTCGACGGTCGCACCGCCACCGCCGCCGCCGAGTCCCGCTGGATCGCCGGGCCCGCGGCCCGGGCCGACGTCCCCGCGCTGCGGGCCAGCCACGACGCGGTGCTCATCGGCGTCGGCACCGCCCGCGCCGACGATCCGCGCCTGACCGTGCGCGACGCGGTCGGGACCGATCCGATCCGGATCGTGCTCGACAGCGAGCTGCGCCTGCCGCCGACCGCCGCCATGCTGCCGGCGCCGGGCCGGACGATCGTCGTCGGCGGCGTCGGCGCCCCGGCGATCCGGCAGCGGCGCCTGCGCGCGGCCGGGGCCGAGGTCTGGACCCTCGCGCGCGATCGCGCGGGCCGGGTCGCGCTGCCCGCGCTCGCGGCGGCGCTGGCGGCCGCCGGCGTCACCTCGGTGCTGGTCGAGGGCGGCGGCGAGGTCTACGCCAGCTGCCTCGCCGCCGGGCTGGTCGACGAGCTGCAGCTGCACGTGGCGCCGATCGCCCTGGGCGGGCGCCGGGGCGGCCCGGCCTGGCTCGGCGGCGCCGAGGTGGCCACGCTCGCCGAGGCCCGACGGTTCGCGGTCGCCGCGGTCCGGGTCACCGCCGACGACGACGTGGTGCTGACCCTGCGCCCGGGCCCGGCCGCGGCCGCCGCCCGGCGGCGCCGAAAATAG
- the fabF gene encoding beta-ketoacyl-ACP synthase II, which translates to MRRVVITGIGLITPVGIGLEPTWAALVAGTSGAGPTTGFDCAGYASTFSCEVKDWAAAAPTWFDKRELKHLDRFLQFGVAAAMMAMDDAGYADRKVPAGEEERWGCFIGAGLGGVKTIEATHDSGRAKGPRYGFSPYFVTDIIINMVPGMVTIRTGAQGPNFSHVSACSSGAHSIGEAMRTIRHGYADVMIAGGCEATISMLGVGGFNAMRAMSTRNADPTTASRPFDNDRDGFVIGEGAGVVILEEYEHARARGARIYAELKGYAAGSDAHHVTAPAPEGIGAQRCMRAALADAGLAPTAIGYVNAHGTSTDANDKNETAAIKAVFGDHARALAVSSTKSMTGHMLGAAGSVECGISALALTRGVLPPTINYTTPDPDCDLDYVPNVARAQRVEAVLSNSFGFGGTNACLVLAAI; encoded by the coding sequence ATGCGCCGCGTGGTCATCACTGGCATCGGTCTCATCACTCCGGTCGGCATCGGCCTGGAGCCGACGTGGGCGGCCCTGGTGGCCGGCACCAGCGGCGCGGGGCCGACCACCGGCTTCGACTGCGCCGGCTACGCCTCGACCTTCTCGTGTGAGGTCAAGGACTGGGCCGCGGCGGCGCCGACCTGGTTCGACAAGCGCGAGCTCAAGCACCTCGACCGGTTCCTGCAGTTCGGCGTCGCGGCCGCGATGATGGCCATGGACGACGCCGGCTACGCCGACCGCAAGGTGCCGGCCGGCGAGGAGGAGCGCTGGGGCTGCTTCATCGGCGCCGGCCTCGGCGGCGTCAAGACCATCGAGGCCACCCACGACAGCGGCCGCGCCAAGGGCCCGCGCTACGGGTTCTCGCCGTACTTCGTCACCGACATCATCATCAACATGGTGCCGGGCATGGTCACGATCCGGACCGGCGCCCAGGGCCCCAACTTCTCCCACGTCTCGGCGTGCTCGTCGGGCGCGCACTCGATCGGCGAGGCCATGCGGACGATCCGCCACGGCTACGCCGACGTCATGATCGCCGGCGGCTGCGAGGCCACGATCAGCATGCTCGGGGTCGGCGGCTTCAACGCGATGCGCGCGATGTCGACCCGCAACGCCGACCCGACCACGGCGTCGCGCCCGTTCGACAACGACCGCGACGGCTTCGTGATCGGCGAGGGCGCCGGCGTGGTCATCCTCGAGGAGTACGAGCACGCCCGGGCCCGCGGCGCCCGCATCTACGCCGAGCTCAAGGGCTACGCCGCCGGCTCCGACGCCCACCACGTCACCGCGCCGGCGCCCGAGGGCATCGGCGCGCAGCGCTGCATGCGCGCGGCGCTCGCCGACGCCGGCCTGGCGCCGACCGCGATCGGCTACGTCAACGCCCACGGCACCTCGACCGACGCCAACGACAAGAACGAGACCGCGGCCATCAAGGCGGTGTTCGGCGATCACGCCCGGGCCCTGGCGGTGTCGTCGACCAAGTCGATGACCGGCCACATGCTCGGCGCGGCCGGCTCGGTCGAGTGCGGCATCTCGGCGCTGGCGCTGACCCGCGGCGTGCTGCCGCCGACGATCAACTACACGACGCCGGATCCCGACTGCGACCTCGACTACGTGCCGAACGTGGCGCGCGCGCAGCGGGTCGAGGCCGTGCTGTCCAACTCGTTCGGGTTCGGCGGGACCAACGCCTGCCTGGTCCTGGCGGCGATCTGA
- a CDS encoding CDP-alcohol phosphatidyltransferase family protein, translating into MDRDRLQRLRNFQSSEWYASLVIRPLTIALTYPIADARWITPNRATTAGNLAKLAAAALILTPRHWVLAAILLQVGVIFDHMDGMLARYRRTFTKLGSFYDKVSDMITWAAIMGAAGWQAARAEGEPLYLALALASVTGLNVCGYMKWLAQAEAERVRWLEARVDPAAAVAARTRPIVVAPPPVRSRGEWLRWGLTMVSRVWRFEEVDLWFWLGLALVIDQLPLAVWVLAGTQVLQMLIMLVVRTLEIVRVDRKIRELEG; encoded by the coding sequence ATGGATCGCGACCGCCTCCAGCGCCTGCGCAACTTCCAGTCGAGCGAGTGGTACGCGAGCCTGGTGATCCGCCCGCTCACGATCGCGCTCACGTACCCGATCGCCGACGCCCGCTGGATCACGCCCAACCGCGCCACCACCGCCGGCAACCTCGCCAAGCTCGCGGCGGCGGCGCTGATCCTGACGCCGCGCCACTGGGTGCTGGCCGCGATCCTGCTGCAGGTCGGCGTGATCTTCGATCACATGGACGGGATGCTGGCGCGCTACCGCCGCACGTTCACCAAGCTCGGCTCGTTCTACGACAAGGTCAGCGACATGATCACCTGGGCCGCGATCATGGGCGCGGCCGGGTGGCAGGCGGCGCGGGCCGAGGGCGAGCCCCTGTACCTGGCGCTGGCGCTGGCGTCGGTCACCGGCCTCAACGTGTGCGGCTACATGAAGTGGCTGGCCCAGGCCGAGGCCGAGCGCGTGCGCTGGCTCGAGGCGCGGGTCGATCCGGCCGCGGCGGTGGCCGCGCGCACGCGCCCGATCGTGGTCGCGCCGCCGCCGGTGCGCAGCCGCGGCGAGTGGCTGCGCTGGGGCCTGACCATGGTCAGCCGCGTGTGGCGGTTCGAGGAGGTCGACCTGTGGTTCTGGCTGGGGCTGGCGCTGGTGATCGATCAGCTGCCGCTCGCGGTGTGGGTGCTGGCGGGGACCCAGGTGCTGCAGATGCTGATCATGCTGGTCGTGCGGACCCTCGAGATCGTGCGGGTCGATCGGAAGATCCGCGAGCTCGAGGGGTAG
- a CDS encoding oligosaccharide flippase family protein, whose protein sequence is MSVGTRAASGALWSVASSVGARIVGLIGTLYMTRLLAPDVVGEVSAAMVLAQSANWMSNWGFNHYMIVRGPDSPASTYHAAVTNWAFAVVGLSIALALGPLFEPVFNAPELSSYLPGLVLSVFIRRCAAVPDKILAREMRFRELAIANGAGELLFTMTALTLAGATDLGGYAIVIGNIVQSTVTAALIVRTTGWSWLERSPWQWSRFKEIMTFGIPVGAGQVFNFASRYWDNLAFAHFFGTGVAGTYNMAYNLADIPAVQVGEQMSGVLLPAMSSLTPEQRKAAVVRSTGLMALAVFPLAVGLGAVSDSLIALLLSDEWQGVAPLLTVLSVLSVVRPMAWGVGAYLASFGRNRTMMILEAIKVVLLFGCIFAFAPLGPVWTAGSVGIAFGAQSLITIGVVIKLDGIPAGPMVAAFVRPLLACAAMAAAVLGARAGLIAVGVTRPLFLTPIEIVVGALTYPPAAFVFARPISRDFLAQLKRALKRGR, encoded by the coding sequence ATGTCGGTCGGAACGCGCGCCGCGAGCGGAGCCCTGTGGAGCGTCGCGTCCAGCGTCGGCGCGCGCATCGTCGGGCTGATCGGCACGCTCTACATGACCCGGCTCCTGGCCCCCGACGTGGTCGGCGAGGTCTCGGCCGCGATGGTCCTGGCCCAGTCCGCGAACTGGATGTCGAACTGGGGCTTCAACCACTACATGATCGTGCGCGGCCCCGACAGCCCCGCCTCGACCTACCACGCGGCCGTCACCAACTGGGCGTTCGCGGTCGTGGGCCTGTCGATCGCGCTCGCGCTGGGGCCGCTGTTCGAGCCGGTGTTCAACGCCCCCGAGCTGTCGAGCTACCTGCCCGGCCTGGTGCTGTCGGTGTTCATCCGTCGGTGCGCGGCGGTGCCCGACAAGATCCTCGCGCGCGAGATGCGGTTCCGCGAGCTGGCGATCGCCAACGGCGCCGGCGAGCTGCTGTTCACCATGACCGCGCTGACCCTGGCCGGCGCCACCGACCTGGGCGGCTACGCGATCGTCATCGGCAACATCGTCCAGTCGACGGTGACCGCCGCGCTGATCGTCCGGACCACCGGCTGGAGCTGGCTCGAGCGGTCGCCGTGGCAGTGGTCCCGGTTCAAGGAGATCATGACCTTCGGGATCCCGGTCGGCGCCGGCCAGGTCTTCAACTTCGCGTCGCGCTACTGGGACAACCTCGCGTTCGCGCACTTCTTCGGCACCGGCGTCGCCGGCACCTACAACATGGCCTACAACCTGGCCGACATCCCCGCGGTGCAGGTCGGCGAGCAGATGAGCGGCGTGCTGCTCCCGGCGATGTCGTCGCTCACCCCCGAGCAGCGCAAGGCCGCGGTCGTGCGCTCGACCGGGCTGATGGCGCTGGCGGTGTTCCCGCTGGCGGTCGGGCTCGGCGCGGTGTCCGACTCGCTGATCGCGCTGCTCCTGTCCGACGAGTGGCAGGGCGTGGCGCCGCTCTTGACCGTGCTGTCGGTGCTGTCGGTGGTGCGGCCGATGGCCTGGGGCGTCGGCGCGTACCTGGCGAGCTTCGGCCGCAACCGCACGATGATGATCCTCGAGGCGATCAAGGTCGTGCTGCTGTTCGGCTGCATCTTCGCCTTCGCGCCGCTGGGCCCGGTCTGGACCGCCGGCTCGGTCGGCATCGCGTTCGGCGCGCAGTCGCTCATCACGATCGGCGTGGTCATCAAGCTCGACGGCATCCCGGCCGGGCCGATGGTCGCCGCGTTCGTGCGCCCGCTCCTGGCGTGCGCGGCGATGGCGGCGGCGGTGCTGGGCGCGCGCGCCGGGCTGATCGCCGTCGGGGTCACGCGGCCGCTGTTCCTGACCCCGATCGAGATCGTCGTCGGCGCGCTGACCTACCCGCCGGCGGCGTTCGTGTTCGCGCGGCCGATCTCGCGCGACTTCCTGGCCCAGCTCAAGCGCGCGCTCAAGCGCGGCCGCTGA
- a CDS encoding histidinol-phosphate aminotransferase family protein: MASSRAHVAVVPDSTDNDVVDLAAIREAHAARDAAPRLPRYAPTTSLDKILRSQQPPAAVHKLDWNEGTIAPPPSVGAAMVAHITAADGAFLKWYPQLSGGEALQQELASYCGVGTDNLLITNGSDDALILLCHGLLGAGKTALAPTPTYEHFCVNVVGTGADLIRFDLDDPFVADPEVLAAGIAYHQPTLVYLVSPNNPTGIQWSADEVGALAVRFPDITFVVDEAYHEFGSIDPRTGRPMTCAPLAMAMRNVVVTRTFSKAFCLASVRCGYVIAHPATLDELRPFYNPKSVNQLAQVAATAALREFDAYYRPYVEATHAARDAFVRDLEGLGIDVRTGGAGNFVCVRVPDGRTGELCKRLEAEHIYVRDIGARFHGYVRITIGLEMDRVVDAVHRALLAIAPWSPPPGGAWSSGRAAPGASRWRAR, encoded by the coding sequence ATGGCTTCGTCCCGCGCCCACGTCGCCGTGGTCCCCGACTCGACCGACAACGACGTGGTCGATCTGGCCGCCATCCGTGAGGCCCACGCGGCTCGGGACGCCGCCCCGCGGCTGCCCCGCTACGCCCCGACGACCTCGCTCGACAAGATCCTGCGCAGCCAGCAGCCGCCGGCCGCGGTGCACAAGCTCGACTGGAACGAGGGCACGATCGCGCCGCCGCCCAGCGTCGGCGCCGCGATGGTCGCCCACATCACCGCCGCCGACGGCGCGTTCTTGAAGTGGTACCCGCAGCTCTCGGGCGGCGAGGCCCTGCAGCAGGAGCTGGCCAGCTACTGCGGCGTCGGCACCGACAACCTGCTCATCACCAACGGCTCGGACGACGCGCTGATCCTGCTGTGCCACGGCCTGCTCGGCGCCGGCAAGACCGCGCTGGCGCCGACGCCGACCTACGAGCACTTCTGCGTCAACGTCGTCGGCACCGGCGCCGACCTGATCCGCTTCGACCTCGACGATCCGTTCGTCGCCGACCCCGAGGTCCTGGCCGCCGGCATCGCCTACCACCAGCCCACGCTGGTCTACCTGGTGTCGCCGAACAACCCGACCGGCATCCAGTGGTCGGCCGACGAGGTCGGCGCGCTGGCGGTGCGCTTCCCCGACATCACGTTCGTCGTCGACGAGGCCTACCACGAGTTCGGCTCGATCGACCCGCGCACCGGTCGCCCGATGACGTGCGCGCCGCTGGCGATGGCGATGCGCAACGTGGTCGTGACCCGGACGTTCTCGAAGGCGTTCTGCCTCGCGTCGGTCCGGTGCGGCTACGTCATCGCGCACCCGGCCACGCTCGACGAGCTGCGTCCGTTCTACAACCCCAAGAGCGTCAACCAGCTCGCCCAGGTCGCGGCCACCGCGGCCCTGCGCGAGTTCGACGCCTACTACCGGCCGTACGTCGAGGCCACCCACGCGGCGCGCGACGCGTTCGTGCGCGACCTCGAGGGGCTCGGCATCGACGTCCGCACCGGCGGCGCCGGCAACTTCGTGTGCGTGCGCGTGCCCGACGGCCGCACCGGCGAGCTGTGCAAGCGGCTCGAGGCCGAGCACATCTACGTGCGCGACATCGGCGCGCGCTTCCACGGCTACGTCCGCATCACGATCGGCCTCGAGATGGACCGCGTCGTCGACGCGGTGCACCGGGCGCTGCTCGCGATCGCGCCGTGGTCGCCGCCGCCCGGCGGGGCCTGGTCGAGCGGCCGCGCGGCGCCCGGCGCGAGCCGCTGGCGCGCGCGCTGA
- the nrdR gene encoding transcriptional repressor NrdR gives MRCPFCGADEDKVNDSRQSKDAREIRRRRECLKCGRRFTTYERIEESMPVVIKLDGRREPFDRHKIERGIAFAVIKRTVPAEQVRRIALDIEREVSELGLDEIPSRAIGERVLPRLKALDQIAYVRFASIYRDFRDLDEFARELEAMQGEDPPR, from the coding sequence ATGCGTTGCCCGTTCTGCGGCGCCGACGAGGACAAGGTCAACGACTCGCGCCAGTCCAAGGACGCGCGCGAGATCCGGCGCCGCCGCGAGTGCCTCAAGTGCGGGCGACGGTTCACGACCTACGAGCGCATCGAGGAGTCGATGCCGGTGGTGATCAAGCTCGACGGCCGGCGCGAGCCGTTCGATCGGCACAAGATCGAGCGCGGGATCGCGTTCGCGGTCATCAAGCGCACGGTCCCGGCCGAGCAGGTGCGGCGCATCGCGCTCGACATCGAGCGCGAGGTCAGCGAGCTGGGGCTCGACGAGATCCCGTCGCGGGCGATCGGCGAGCGCGTGCTGCCGCGGCTCAAGGCCCTCGATCAGATCGCGTACGTGCGGTTCGCGTCGATCTACCGCGACTTCCGTGACCTCGACGAGTTCGCGCGCGAGCTCGAGGCCATGCAGGGCGAGGACCCGCCCAGGTGA